Below is a genomic region from Candidatus Woesearchaeota archaeon.
AGCGCCAACATGCTTTTCATCCATTATTTTAGCGCAATCCTGCAGGCTTGCTCCGGAACTGATTGTAATCGGGTTTTCCGTCATTGCATCGCAGACTTTAAAGCCGGTTTTCATTTAGTTCACCTTCAATAGTTCACCATAACTTCGACATCCTTTCCGAAAAAGGACTTAAGGCTTTCAAATAATGGCTCTTTTATAAAAACGCGCTGAGGAATTTTCTCATTCACAAGGGCTTTTTCCATTTCTTCGATTGAAGACTCTTTTGCTGCGCCTAAGCTGCCATCTTTGTTTATAGCTGCTTTTGTAATTTCTTTTTGTTCGGCATCTATGTCGTGAATAACATACGCCTCTTTTTCAAGCAGCAGAACTTCTCCGAACTTTGTCCCATGCTTCACCCTAACCCTTGCTTTTTCTATTTCCAGGCCGCGCTTTCTCTGGATGTATTCGATCAGGAATTTTATGAAGGAAGCAGAATCTTTCTTTACCTTTTCCACTTCCACTTTTGACAGCTTCTTTTCATCATAATCTTTCTTTGCTTTTATTATTTCATTCAGTATTCTTAAAAATTTTGCAGGAATCTTCCCTTCAGCTATAAGCTTGTCCTCAAACATGCTGACAATTTCAACATCCGCAACTTTTTCAACACCCTCTAATTTTAAAATGTCCCTTATCATTGTTACGGTTGTATCATAAATGCGAACCATATCCTCTTCTTCCTTTATCTTTTCTATCTGGCCGAACAGCTTTTTTATTCTTTTAAGATAGTCTTCTGCATTTGTCAGCAGCTCGTCAAGCTCTTTTCCTGTGAGTGATTTTTTTGTGCCATGCTCAAGCTCTTTTCTTACCTGAATGTTCTTTTCTAAAAGTTTAATATACTTCTCTTCAAGCATTTTTTCCTTGTCAACAAAGATTTCCTTCATCAATGCAGGAGTTTCCTTCGGAGTTGGAGGCGGAACGCCAAAAAGCATCAGCGCGGCCTGGCTCGGAGTGAGTATTGCATAATAAATGTCTTCCATTCCCAGATCCTGCAGCCTGAAATGCACCCTTTTCAGCATTTCTTCGCCTGATGACATGAACATATCAATTGCCTCTGCGCTTGGCTTTATCTTGCCCATTTTCAATAATTGCTTCCACGGCATAAAGATGCCCCTGTCATAGAATGGAACGCCGTCTCTAAGCAGAGTAAATATTATTGGATTTGCCTCTTTCAAGCTGTCCCAAAAGTCTGTCAGAATATAAACCTGGATGTTCAGCTTGTTTTTAACTCCAGTTATATCGCCTGCCTCGATTCCCATGCCAATTATTATAGCCCTTAATTTGTCTTTAAGCTCAGCCCTTGTCATGCGCTTTACATCAGTGTCATCAATTACAACCCAGACATCAATATCAGATGTTTTTGTTGCCCTTCCCTGCACTAATGAGCCTGCCAGAACATATGAAACAATGTAGCGCTCGAATTTTTTCAGCACCATTGATTTATGGATTTCAGCTATTTTTATTGCCGAAAGCATTCCAAGGTCATAAACAGGGGCAGACATTGCAATCAACTGCAGCAGATCATATTTCGCGTCATAGCAGCTCTGCCATAGCTCTGACAGAATCACTATTTCAGGAGCCAAAGACTTGTCGACATCCTCAGCCATTTTTGTTATTATTGCTGAAAGTTTTGATGCCAATTCCTGCTTCGACATCTTCTGGCTGTCAGAATCATCAACTAAAACGAGAACATTTATTTTTTCACCGCCTTCTTTTTTCTCTTCCTGCTTTTCGCTGGTTTTTTCTTCTGGATCGATTTCTTCTCCAGGCTGCGGCTGAGCAGGCTTTTCCTCGCCTTTCCTCTGCGGAGGCAGCAATGCAATCCCCATTATGTATTTATCAAACTTTTTAAGAATTTCTTTCTGGAATTTGTCAATCTTTTCCTTTATTTCCTTTATCTTTTCCTGGGCTTCTTTCGGCAGGTTTTCAGGGATCTTTAATGCCAGCTCATTGTCTGATTTTTGCTTTTCTTCAGAATTTTTTTTATTTTCCTTATATTCTTTCTTTGCCATTAAAAGTTCCACCCTTAATCACGAAATAATCGGGTAATGTTTATAAATATTGTGGTTTTATTGATTTTGGGATTTTCATAATTTTATCTGCATAAAAAACAAAACATATATATAGAAGTGATGACTTAGGAATGGTATTAATTAAATTTAAAAATAATGATAAAAGGTGATGAAAAATGGCTAAGAAAGCAAAAACTGTTGATGATATCATTGCGAATATCCAGGGTGTTGTTAATAAGCCATTCAAAGAAAGAATCAAGAAATTTGAAGAATTTCACGCTCCAGAAAAACAATATGATCTGCTTTTTGCACAGCATGCCGAATATGTAGTTATGGGCAAGCCATCTGATAGAAAGTCATTTCCTGGTGCATATGAAGAGGCTTATAAGAAATTGGACACGATGCTTGAAGAAGATTCTTCAAAGTTGAAAAAAGAAGGCGATATCAGAGCCATTCTGGAAGTTTATGTTGATAAATTCTTGGAAAGAGCCATGGGTGAGAAGTTTAAAGATACGCTAGAGCAAGCAAAGAAAGAAGGCCTTTCTGAAGAAGATATCAGGGATATGAAAGGAAGCTTATTCAGTCAATATCACCCAACAAGAGAAGGGATTGTGAACCCACTAAGTAAGGAGTTCATTAAACAATTTGTAGGAAAAACAAAATTAGAAGCAATAGAAGCATTAAAAGGTTTAGCCGAGAATAGTAAAAAGCTTTATGCAAGCTACTTGAATGACAGCGCTACTGAGGGGCTGATAAAGCAATACGATGTACTCGATTTAACAAAACACCTAAAGCCTAAATTTAAAGAAGCAGGTTTTAAGCCAAGGGAACACTATCTTAAAAAACGTGCACACGAATTAGAAGCGCATTATGAGGCCTTAATAAAAGGAGCCGGAGAACAACTTCAAAAATACGGCTATGAAAAAATAACAAAGAAAGAAAACGCAAAAGACGGGAATGCTCACTAGCAGCAGCCAGATTATTTTTCTTTTTCCATTTCATTCATTATTCTAATCGAAAAAATCCTCGATACTGTCAAATAAGGCAAAAATACTATTAAAAACAGGATAAGTGCCAATAAATAACCTATTGTAAAAGAATAGCTCAAGATCAAAAAAACTAAAAAACCAATAAAGATTAAAATAAAATAAGCGGAAAAAGCGTATTTTATTCTTTTAATGCTGATTATAAATATTTTTTGGAATAATTCCAGCAATCCGTATTTTTGAATAAGCGAATAAGCAATGATTATAAAATAAAAAACTGCTAAAAAAACAATCAAGGAAATAATGAGGGTTGTATTCTGCGGAACCGCCATTATTGATGTCATGCTGCGGCGTATGGAATCAAAAGACACTATCAAAATCAAAGAGGCAGCCAAGAATAAAATAAAGCTGATTAAAGAAAACTTCATAAAAAAATTAAAAAATCTTGCCTTGATCTTCAGCATTTTATTCGCAATAAGCCAGCTTATTGACTGCAGGATGCACCATGCGGTAAATAAAAATAAAGCAAAAATAAAAGCCGACTGCATAATTGCATTCAAATTCTGATTCACCAGTGCATTTTGGGTAGAGAAATCAGGCTGAATGACAGATCCTGGATTGACCGAGATCTGCTGGGCAATTGCAGAGTACTGGTTCAGTATCGGAAGGAGTATTTTCAGCGAGTCGAATATCTTTTTAACTGCAAATCCAAGCGCAGCAAAAGAAGAGAGCAAAAATAAAAGATCAAGAAAAACCGAGAGAATGAATAAGGGGATATTCTTTCTTATGGCTTGAAATGTTGCTTTAAAGCTTCTTGTTAAGATGGTTGTGAGGGTCATTGTTAACTTCGGTTTATATGTGTTAATTTTAGTTTACATAATTTTTTGTTAAAAATTTTGTGATATTTCATGGTTTAAGAAGTTTGTTGGCAGCAGGTTTGGCCAGAATCGCATTTACCATTATCGGCTAAGTCAGTTAATTGCGTAAATGAAGCAGGACATACTCCGCTACTTTCAGTTGAAAGGCAAACTCCTTTTTTAGCAGGATTGCTCTTATCACTGCATTCTTTTTCCCAGACATAAGCTGTGATTGTATTTTGAGAAGTGTAGGGATTATTTAAGGATCCACCAATAACATGGCCTTGCAACGTATATTTTCCTGCCAGTACAGGCACCCAGAGAAGGGTTTTAGCGCTCCATTCTTTTTTTGATATTGATGAGCTTTGTTCTAATTGTAACGAGTCGGATATTGGACCTTTTACTGACATATAAGCTGAAGCAGAATCTTCTGTTGTTGTTATCTTGGCATTTTTTGCGTCATTTTTCTTTACTAAAATTGTTCCTGTCTTGTCATCTACTGTGAATGAGTTTATTATTGTTGGCCCTGTTGTTGAAGCAGTCCCTTGAGCAGAAGGATTGCATATCACTTTGAAATTCAATGATTTTTCTTGAATTGCTCCATTATATGTTGTTTTTTGCTCGGAAGGAACATATTGCCCCGTTGTATCGTCTTTTTTATAATCATATAATGCAAATACAGCATTCCATGTCTGCTCTTTGTTGTCGCACGTGAAAGTGCTTGTGGTAGTCTGGCTTGTTTGAATATGAGAATAAAATACAGTTGATGCGTCATTAGTTGGTTCCGAGTTTATATTTATCACATTATTGCCGCAAGTTACTTTATTTGAGCTTTTTTCGTAAGTGCATTTATTTGTAGTTTTTGATGATGGTGTGAAAATTGCAGTAGGGGTTGAAAGGTATGTGCCGATTTTGTATTCGAATTTTTCATTATCATTTTTTCCTGTATGGTAAATCAATTCGAAAGTATCATCACAGGTCATAGACTTAACAGATATTGAATTTGAATATGTGACTCCTGTAGGCACACCAACATTCTCGCATGTTTTCGTTGTTGAAGTCGGCGTGCTTGTTCTTTCAAACATCTCTTTCGTTATCATAACATCAGGCAATGTAAATTGATGCTCTTTGCTTTCATAAAGCAGCTGCGGGGGTTGGTTTGATGCTGCAGTGCCGCTGCTCATTTCTGAAATCACAACACCATTCTGGTTTGTTACAGTCCATCTCAGTTGTTTTGTATAAGAACAGTATTTTAAGCCATCACTGCAATATTCGCTTTTGCGCTCTGAAGCATCTCTAGGCAATTGCTGCGCTATATTGACTGATATTCTAAGATTTTCATCTTTTTTGAAAGGCTCTGCCCTTGCAGAAGGAGCTGGGTTAAAATACGCCTCTCCTGTGTTTTGGCCGATGCTTAATCTGCACAGATAGCTTCCTGTTCCTATGTCAAAGCTGCAGAATACTGGCGGCTTTCCGCCTTCCTGCGTTATACTGCATTCCTGCTTGTCTGTTCTCTTTGCCCCTGTGTTGTCAGTCCATGCCCATTCAAGGACAGCAGTATCATACCTTACTTTTGATTCTGTTAATGGAACATAGGTATCGCTGTCGAGTATCTGGCCTGCTTTAAGCACTCCTGTGCCGCCTTCTGCAGCAACACCCATAGTCTGCTCTGCGCTTACGCAGTCGCACTTTCCTCCTTCGAAATCATTTGTATCGCAAGTATAGCCGCTTGAGCATTTCAGATAAACCCTGTATGTTAAAGGGGAGCCTGCAACCAATCCGATTCCAAGATGATAGCTCCATGTTGTTAATCCAGATGGGTTGCTTACAGGATTATAGGAAACAAATCTTCTTGTGCATGGATACAATATCGGCTGGCTCTGTATATTAACAGATATGTTTTCATTCAGCAAAGTATTCACATCAAGATTCCAGTCTCCTGTAAATGCAAATAAGCAAATGGCATGCACCAATTTTCTTTCAGCAAACATTGTGCGCCATATTGTTGAGCCGCCGTATCTGCCAGAGACTGACTTCTGGACAGCTGTTCCTGCAGATGTCAATGCTCCTAAAAATCCGCCAATGCCGCCTTCAATCCTTTTTCCAAATCCGTTGCTGTACTTCTTTGTAAAGCATTTTATAACATCATAGATAAGATCGCACACATACTGCGTCAATACAGCCTGGCACACTCCTGGATTTCCGTCTCCTGTCAATAAGATTGTGTTGAAGCATGTCCTTATGGCATCCATCATGGATCTGTAAAGCGACAGATAGCTCGTGATCCCCGGCAGGCAAACGCATTGAATTGACCTTAACAAGCCAGAGGTCGGATCAACAATGTATTTCTTGTCTGTTGTGCCAATGGCCGATAAAATCTTGTCAAAAACTTCTTGTGCATCTTTGTTAATATCGCCGTTTCCAGCTACACCAGGAATTTGCCTGGTTTCTGCAGCAACAAATACATAATCTTTTTTGAATTTTGTTAATTGGGCATTGTAGGAAGATTGTAGATTGTTTTTGTCTATTACATCAACATCTTTGATTTCATTGACAGGCCTTAAGGGCTTAAATTCTACATCCTGCGTGACCTTGCTCGGCTGTCCTACTTGAACTGCTCCTTGTTGTGCAGTAACGTACTTTGTGTTATAATAACCTCTTTCAACAACAACATCTGTTGTCTTTCCACTGCTATCTGTTTTTTCCGTTATTCTGTAGAATATCTCTTTTCCAAGTGCTTCTGTGTCTTTTGTATCTTGTGGCCCTAATTCTTTATAAGTCCTAAGTCCCTTTACAAATTCTTCTTTTGGTTTTCCTTGCGGATCGCAGAATCCTGCTACAGAATTAAAGATCTTTCTCGGAGTTGTGCAGACCTTTGTATCTTCCGGATGAACTAAGCAATATGATTCTTCTATTTCATTAAACCCGAACTTAGGATAAGCTCCGCATGCAGAATCCCATTCGCGCATGTATTCAAAGCCGCAGCATTTTGGATCATAAGGATGAAGCCCTTTGCAAGCTTGTTGATTCTGTTGATCAATATAATTATCATATATTGTTTTTACTGTGTCTTTGCCAACAGCACTTTTAACAAGCCCGCAGTCGGAATTTGATTTAACAAGGTTGGCTGCGCTGCTTATGGTTTCTTTTGTACCTAAATCTGTAGCACCAAATATATCTTTGCCCTCTTTAACTTTTCCCTCAACATAATTCTGCAACGTAGGCGCAGCAGGGCAGAAGATCCTGTCGCAGATCAAATGCATTGTCTGCTCCCAGCCCATTCTTCTTTGTATTGCATCGCTGCAGGATTTACAAGCCTGATTCTTATCTTGCTCTTTGGCGGGATCAAATGCCTGATCGCACTGCCCTTGTTCTGCAACTTTTTTCATCTCATTAGCGCCAATAATGCCGCCAAGTATTGTTCCTAAGCCTCCTGAATACTCGCAGTTCCACTTTTCATTGAACCAGTTAAAAAAGGAATATGCCCAGGATCCCATGCAGCCGTAAAACACCCATGTCTTGACCTGATTTAATGGCTTCAGTATCATATCTATCAATTCTATTGTTGTATTCAGCAGTTCAACAGATGAAGTTAAAAATGCCTTTGGAATCTTGTCTGAAGGCGCTCTTCTGTCAATATTGACAATCACGTCCCAGCACTGCTTTTGGGTTAATGTCTGCGTCTGAGTTAAAGCTCCCTGCGTTCCCCCAACTCCCGGTGAGATGCTGTAGCCAGGCAAATTAGGATCGTAAAACCTTATTGTGAGCAGCAAAGGGATCTTAATGCAGCCAAGACCAGGAACAGGGCATTCGTCTTTTCTATGGTCGCTTAAATTATTTTCTTTCTGAAGCGATGTGTTGGCTTTTATTATCGAATCAAGCCTTTTTATTTTGAGAATAACGTAGCCTGTTCTTTTGTCGCTGCTCCATATCGCCTGCGAACTCTGCAGCCAGTCTTCATCATATTTTTCCTTCTGCTCTGCGCTTAACGGCATTATTTCCACAGTCGGGTTGGCTATTATATTTCCATTCTGATAGCCGCCCTGCCACCCTATCTGCGAAGTTATCCCAATCTGCGACATTCCAATAAGCATCAGTTTTGGAGTAAGCATATCAGGGGTTGCTTCGCTTATGTTTACCTGCCACCATGCCCCAAATCCGCACTGCGTGTATTTTATATCACCCATTACTGGTGAGCTTTCCCTTCCAACAGAATCCTTTGCAGTTAATTTTATCTTGTTTATATAAGCAGGCGAGTATTCTCCGCTTAATCCTGTTGATGGCGTTCCGGCTATGCCTGTTGTTTCATACTCATTTAATGTGCCTTCTTTTGTCAGGCTGATATCAACGCTGAAAGTTCCGTCTGATTCTGTCGCTTTTTCATATGAAGGGGATGATCCATCATCATAGTTAAGGTAAACATAAACAGTTGCATTTTTGTTCACCTTTCCTCTTATCGTAACATCGGGGATGTAAGACGGGCTTAATGATCCAAGGTTATTTTCAACTATTACAGGGGGGTTAGGATCAAACAAAGTTGCATTCTCATAAGTTGTCGTATGCCCGATATTGTCAATTGCCTCAATCTTTATCCTGTTGCGGCCATTCTGCAAAGCAAGGCCAGTTGAAAAATTGCCGAGCACATTGTTCAGCATGGTTTGCGGCGTTATGATATCCAACTCAACCACAGTAGGAAGCTGAGTTATTGTGCTGCCGCCAGCCAAAGTTGTAATATAAATCATTGCTGACTTCTGGCCTTCATTCCCCGAAGCATCAACTGCGCTGGCTTGGTATGTGTATGTTTTGTTTGTGCTGACAAGAATATCTAAGAAATAATTTGAGAACGTTGTTGCTATTCTCCCAACATCTGACCTGTAAACAGCATATTTGCTCAAGTCAGTTACATTAACAGTATTCCATGCGATCTTTATAGAACTGGCAGTTACAATGCTTTGTGAAAGATTTTCCACAGCAGGCGGCGGGGTTGTGTCAAAGCTTTCTGGGCTGACATAGAATTTTATTGTTGAATTCTTGTCAACTGTGCCGTTAACCTTTAATGTCTGTACCGGAGAAACCTGAGGAATTGGCGCTATGTCCAGGAAAGGGTAAGTTAAATCAACAGTTATGTTATAGCTTGCATCATTCTCATTTCCTGCAGCATCTTTTGCATGCAGCCTTATTTTGTTCGGCGAAACAGCAGGATCAAGCACAACAGCAGGGAACAAGAATGTTCCATTGTAATCAGTTGTCAGGGCTCTTTTCAGCGCATCATTCTGATAGAGCTGCACAGTTGTATATGCTTCTGTACTTCCGCCTATGTCAATCTGCGAAGATCCATGCAGTGCAGGGATTGTAGCATTGATGAAAGGCGGAGTTGTGTCAGCAGACTGTGCGACAAAGCTGAGCAGAGATGAGTTCGCGCAGTTATTATAGGCATCGCATGAATTTGCAACATAGAAGTATTGCGTATTATTTGTCAAATCTGTCAATTGCACATTATGCTGAGTAAGCATTCCGCCTGCGCTTACTTCAGAGCCAAGGCCAGTTGTTCCGCCATAATATATCTTTGAAGTCGAAGCTTCGCTTGTTGTCCAGCTTATTGTCGCAGTTTTCTCTGTTGTTGAAACTAAAATAGCCGATATAACAGGCGCAACGATATCACCTACATTGGTATAGAAATAATAATTGTCCCCGCCTTTTGTTGCGCTGTCGCTTCCAGCTGCTGATGTTATGCTGTAGTAATATTTTGAATCAGGCAGCAAAGCAGGCAATGTTACAGCATGCTCTGTTACAAGAGCAGCATCTGAAACTGAGAATTCCCTGTAGGAATAATTGCCATATTTAACCATAGAGTCTGCAGCAGCATCTGTATCCCATAAAATATCAGCTGAGCTTGAAGTGAGGTTTTTCACCCTGATGTTTGATATTGTCAATGCATTTGCAGAATAGGCTGGAAGGAACATCATTAAGGCTATTAAAAACAGCGCAATGATTTCTTTTTTGTTTGCTTTCATTTCAATACAGGCACCAGCTGCGTTTGATATTCTGGCTTCTCCAAGTCGCCTATTAAATTTATCTGATCGTCATTAGTTACAGGCATTGGAACCTTTTCAATTACATTGAACTTGATTTTTGTCTTGCCTTCCAAGTCAAGCTCGCTGACTGTCCATGTTCCCTTATAGCCGCCGATCATCTTCTCGCCTTTTGTTAAAATAAGGAATAAATTATAAGATGCACCTTCATCAAGAAGATCGATCTTTTTGTCAGACTCGGGCATTGCGCCGGCAAAGGGATATGTCCTATATAAATTATAGCTTCCATCCTCTAGCGACAGATATATTGTAACTGACTCATCATCTGCAAGCTGCAATTCTGATGCAGGCGCTGTTGTTT
It encodes:
- a CDS encoding nucleotidyltransferase domain-containing protein, coding for MAKKEYKENKKNSEEKQKSDNELALKIPENLPKEAQEKIKEIKEKIDKFQKEILKKFDKYIMGIALLPPQRKGEEKPAQPQPGEEIDPEEKTSEKQEEKKEGGEKINVLVLVDDSDSQKMSKQELASKLSAIITKMAEDVDKSLAPEIVILSELWQSCYDAKYDLLQLIAMSAPVYDLGMLSAIKIAEIHKSMVLKKFERYIVSYVLAGSLVQGRATKTSDIDVWVVIDDTDVKRMTRAELKDKLRAIIIGMGIEAGDITGVKNKLNIQVYILTDFWDSLKEANPIIFTLLRDGVPFYDRGIFMPWKQLLKMGKIKPSAEAIDMFMSSGEEMLKRVHFRLQDLGMEDIYYAILTPSQAALMLFGVPPPTPKETPALMKEIFVDKEKMLEEKYIKLLEKNIQVRKELEHGTKKSLTGKELDELLTNAEDYLKRIKKLFGQIEKIKEEEDMVRIYDTTVTMIRDILKLEGVEKVADVEIVSMFEDKLIAEGKIPAKFLRILNEIIKAKKDYDEKKLSKVEVEKVKKDSASFIKFLIEYIQRKRGLEIEKARVRVKHGTKFGEVLLLEKEAYVIHDIDAEQKEITKAAINKDGSLGAAKESSIEEMEKALVNEKIPQRVFIKEPLFESLKSFFGKDVEVMVNY
- a CDS encoding fibronectin type III domain-containing protein yields the protein MKANKKEIIALFLIALMMFLPAYSANALTISNIRVKNLTSSSADILWDTDAAADSMVKYGNYSYREFSVSDAALVTEHAVTLPALLPDSKYYYSITSAAGSDSATKGGDNYYFYTNVGDIVAPVISAILVSTTEKTATISWTTSEASTSKIYYGGTTGLGSEVSAGGMLTQHNVQLTDLTNNTQYFYVANSCDAYNNCANSSLLSFVAQSADTTPPFINATIPALHGSSQIDIGGSTEAYTTVQLYQNDALKRALTTDYNGTFLFPAVVLDPAVSPNKIRLHAKDAAGNENDASYNITVDLTYPFLDIAPIPQVSPVQTLKVNGTVDKNSTIKFYVSPESFDTTPPPAVENLSQSIVTASSIKIAWNTVNVTDLSKYAVYRSDVGRIATTFSNYFLDILVSTNKTYTYQASAVDASGNEGQKSAMIYITTLAGGSTITQLPTVVELDIITPQTMLNNVLGNFSTGLALQNGRNRIKIEAIDNIGHTTTYENATLFDPNPPVIVENNLGSLSPSYIPDVTIRGKVNKNATVYVYLNYDDGSSPSYEKATESDGTFSVDISLTKEGTLNEYETTGIAGTPSTGLSGEYSPAYINKIKLTAKDSVGRESSPVMGDIKYTQCGFGAWWQVNISEATPDMLTPKLMLIGMSQIGITSQIGWQGGYQNGNIIANPTVEIMPLSAEQKEKYDEDWLQSSQAIWSSDKRTGYVILKIKRLDSIIKANTSLQKENNLSDHRKDECPVPGLGCIKIPLLLTIRFYDPNLPGYSISPGVGGTQGALTQTQTLTQKQCWDVIVNIDRRAPSDKIPKAFLTSSVELLNTTIELIDMILKPLNQVKTWVFYGCMGSWAYSFFNWFNEKWNCEYSGGLGTILGGIIGANEMKKVAEQGQCDQAFDPAKEQDKNQACKSCSDAIQRRMGWEQTMHLICDRIFCPAAPTLQNYVEGKVKEGKDIFGATDLGTKETISSAANLVKSNSDCGLVKSAVGKDTVKTIYDNYIDQQNQQACKGLHPYDPKCCGFEYMREWDSACGAYPKFGFNEIEESYCLVHPEDTKVCTTPRKIFNSVAGFCDPQGKPKEEFVKGLRTYKELGPQDTKDTEALGKEIFYRITEKTDSSGKTTDVVVERGYYNTKYVTAQQGAVQVGQPSKVTQDVEFKPLRPVNEIKDVDVIDKNNLQSSYNAQLTKFKKDYVFVAAETRQIPGVAGNGDINKDAQEVFDKILSAIGTTDKKYIVDPTSGLLRSIQCVCLPGITSYLSLYRSMMDAIRTCFNTILLTGDGNPGVCQAVLTQYVCDLIYDVIKCFTKKYSNGFGKRIEGGIGGFLGALTSAGTAVQKSVSGRYGGSTIWRTMFAERKLVHAICLFAFTGDWNLDVNTLLNENISVNIQSQPILYPCTRRFVSYNPVSNPSGLTTWSYHLGIGLVAGSPLTYRVYLKCSSGYTCDTNDFEGGKCDCVSAEQTMGVAAEGGTGVLKAGQILDSDTYVPLTESKVRYDTAVLEWAWTDNTGAKRTDKQECSITQEGGKPPVFCSFDIGTGSYLCRLSIGQNTGEAYFNPAPSARAEPFKKDENLRISVNIAQQLPRDASERKSEYCSDGLKYCSYTKQLRWTVTNQNGVVISEMSSGTAASNQPPQLLYESKEHQFTLPDVMITKEMFERTSTPTSTTKTCENVGVPTGVTYSNSISVKSMTCDDTFELIYHTGKNDNEKFEYKIGTYLSTPTAIFTPSSKTTNKCTYEKSSNKVTCGNNVININSEPTNDASTVFYSHIQTSQTTTSTFTCDNKEQTWNAVFALYDYKKDDTTGQYVPSEQKTTYNGAIQEKSLNFKVICNPSAQGTASTTGPTIINSFTVDDKTGTILVKKNDAKNAKITTTEDSASAYMSVKGPISDSLQLEQSSSISKKEWSAKTLLWVPVLAGKYTLQGHVIGGSLNNPYTSQNTITAYVWEKECSDKSNPAKKGVCLSTESSGVCPASFTQLTDLADNGKCDSGQTCCQQTS